One part of the Nocardioides zeae genome encodes these proteins:
- a CDS encoding lytic transglycosylase domain-containing protein encodes MSNSKFARWQKATALAPMAALSAAATVVVAGSGGPVGTLTAADDTVTEGAIAVPTDAVETPASVSVPDAVTPTSDPQIVSASSTSGIPAVALGAYQRAQTIINGADTSCRISWQLIAAIGRVESDHGRFGGGQLSDEGIATPGIFGIPLDGTNGTSRILDTDAGELDNDATYDRAVGPMQFIPSTWRVIRVDANGDGVRDPQNIHDAALGTAVYLCSGTEDLSTEAGKRAAVLRYNRSEEYVNLVLAIEQAYLDGEYTSVPNAVASSNYFVPDPVRVQPGGSTDSADPGTSGGSGNGSTPGSTPGSGGSGSTGGSTPGTGGGSSGGSGGSDGGSSTPGTGGGSTGGGTPVVPTPTPTPTPSEPKDGGLADLPTDPVGTVGGVVTDPVGTVGNTLTWLQASVSCNAQGKFDNPFKTNDPWDLCMKALGY; translated from the coding sequence ATGAGCAACAGCAAGTTCGCGCGCTGGCAGAAGGCGACGGCGCTCGCGCCGATGGCGGCGCTGTCCGCTGCCGCCACGGTGGTCGTCGCCGGATCCGGCGGGCCGGTCGGCACCCTCACGGCCGCCGACGACACGGTGACGGAGGGCGCCATCGCGGTCCCCACCGACGCCGTCGAGACCCCGGCGAGCGTCTCCGTGCCCGACGCGGTGACGCCGACCAGCGACCCGCAGATCGTCAGCGCGTCCAGCACGAGCGGCATCCCGGCCGTGGCCCTGGGCGCCTACCAGCGGGCACAGACGATCATCAACGGCGCCGACACCTCCTGCCGCATCTCGTGGCAGCTCATCGCCGCCATCGGTCGCGTCGAGTCCGACCACGGTCGCTTCGGCGGCGGGCAGCTCTCCGACGAGGGCATCGCCACCCCCGGCATCTTCGGCATCCCCCTCGACGGCACGAACGGCACCTCGCGCATCCTCGACACCGACGCGGGCGAGCTCGACAACGACGCGACCTACGACCGTGCGGTCGGCCCGATGCAGTTCATCCCGTCCACGTGGCGCGTCATCCGGGTCGACGCCAACGGCGACGGCGTGCGCGACCCGCAGAACATCCACGACGCGGCGCTCGGCACGGCGGTCTACCTGTGCTCCGGCACCGAGGACCTCTCGACCGAGGCCGGCAAGCGCGCCGCCGTGCTGCGCTACAACCGCAGCGAGGAATACGTGAACCTCGTCCTCGCGATCGAGCAGGCCTACCTCGACGGCGAGTACACGTCGGTGCCCAACGCCGTCGCCTCGTCCAACTACTTCGTGCCCGACCCGGTGCGCGTCCAGCCCGGCGGCTCGACGGACTCGGCCGACCCCGGCACGAGCGGCGGGTCCGGCAACGGCTCGACCCCGGGCAGCACGCCGGGCAGCGGCGGCTCGGGCAGCACCGGCGGGTCGACCCCCGGCACGGGTGGCGGCTCCAGCGGTGGCTCGGGCGGTTCCGACGGCGGCAGCTCCACCCCGGGCACCGGCGGCGGCTCCACCGGCGGCGGCACGCCCGTCGTCCCGACCCCGACGCCGACCCCGACGCCGAGCGAGCCGAAGGACGGCGGCCTCGCCGACCTCCCGACCGACCCGGTCGGCACCGTGGGCGGCGTCGTGACCGACCCCGTCGGCACGGTCGGCAACACGCTCACCTGGCTGCAGGCCAGCGTCTCCTGCAACGCCCAGGGCAAGTTCGACAACCCGTTCAAGACGAACGACCCGTGGGACCTCTGCATGAAGGCGCTGGGCTACTGA
- the hemB gene encoding porphobilinogen synthase encodes MQDGTRAGLVRPPVESPYLRPRRLRRTPALRELVAETTLRAGQLVLPVFVREGADAPVPISSMPGVVQHTRDSLRAAAVEAAELGLGGIMLFGVPTSKDAVGSGAVDPDGVLNAAIADVAAEVGDALPVMADLCLDEFTDHGHCGVLDTAGRVDNDATLEVYAEMARAQAAAGAAVLGPSGMMDGQVAVIRDALDGVGATDVAIMAYSAKYASAFYGPFREAVDSSLVGDRRTYQQDARNALEGVREAQLDVAEGADLVMVKPALAYLDVVRRVRDAVDVPVAAYNISGEYAMVEAAAANGWIDREAAIMETLVSIRRAGADVVLTYWAAEAARLLR; translated from the coding sequence GTGCAGGACGGCACGCGGGCGGGCCTGGTGCGCCCGCCCGTGGAGTCGCCGTACCTGCGTCCCCGCCGCCTGCGCCGCACGCCCGCCCTGCGGGAGCTGGTCGCGGAGACCACGCTCCGGGCGGGCCAGCTCGTGCTCCCCGTGTTCGTGCGGGAGGGTGCGGATGCGCCCGTGCCGATCAGCTCCATGCCGGGCGTCGTCCAGCACACCCGCGACTCGCTGCGCGCGGCCGCCGTCGAGGCGGCCGAGCTCGGGCTGGGCGGCATCATGCTGTTCGGCGTGCCCACGTCGAAGGACGCGGTGGGTTCCGGTGCGGTCGACCCCGACGGCGTGCTCAACGCCGCGATCGCGGACGTCGCGGCCGAGGTCGGCGACGCCCTGCCGGTGATGGCCGACCTCTGCCTCGACGAGTTCACCGACCACGGCCACTGCGGCGTGCTCGACACGGCCGGCCGCGTCGACAACGACGCCACGCTCGAGGTGTACGCCGAGATGGCGCGTGCGCAGGCCGCCGCCGGCGCCGCGGTGCTCGGGCCGAGCGGGATGATGGACGGCCAGGTCGCCGTCATCCGCGACGCGCTCGACGGGGTGGGGGCCACCGACGTGGCGATCATGGCCTACTCGGCGAAGTACGCCTCCGCCTTCTACGGCCCGTTCCGCGAGGCCGTCGACTCGTCGCTGGTCGGCGACCGGCGCACCTACCAGCAGGACGCCCGCAACGCGCTCGAGGGCGTGCGCGAGGCCCAGCTGGACGTCGCCGAGGGCGCGGACCTGGTGATGGTGAAGCCCGCGCTGGCCTACCTCGACGTCGTACGCCGCGTGCGGGACGCCGTCGACGTACCGGTGGCGGCGTACAACATCTCGGGGGAGTACGCGATGGTCGAGGCCGCCGCGGCCAACGGTTGGATCGACCGCGAGGCCGCGATCATGGAGACGCTCGTCTCGATCCGGCGCGCCGGTGCCGACGTCGTGCTGACCTACTGGGCGGCCGAGGCGGCGCGGCTGCTGCGCTGA
- a CDS encoding bifunctional uroporphyrinogen-III C-methyltransferase/uroporphyrinogen-III synthase, with the protein MTRRTAGTDDRTTATPGGSPAAATGTPDGGWVSFVGSGPGDPGLLTVRALDLLRAADVVVTEAPDHEVLVRSVLGIPTPTVVTDEDGNETVVDEGPVFLDGGFGDDGQPLTHAARAKVLLKPAKAGKHVVRLMTGDPFLYASGPEEAQACVKAGIGFEIVPGVSAATAVPAYAGIPLTTRSHREVTVVSCTDKVDWSQYADGRTLVLLSSVGPIADVASALVAAGRPASTPVAMTRVGTTTEQLTVTSTLENIAADARAAKIQPPAVTVVGDVVDLRETLSWFETKPLFGWRVLVPRTKDQAGPLSARLRGYGGVPEEVPTISVEPPRNPQQMDKAVRGLVEGRYEWIAFTSANAVRAVREKFEEYGLDARAFSGLKIAAVGDKTAEAIGAWGLRADLVPTGEQSAAGLLEVWPEYDEVLDPINRVFLPRADIATENLVAGLIDLGWECDDVTAYRTVRAAPPAAPVRDAIKTGKFDAVVFTSSSTVRNLVGIAGKPHPSTVIAVIGPATAKTAEEHGLRVDVMAPSPSAEVLADALADFGAARRLALVESGQPVTKPSDRKTASRRKVSN; encoded by the coding sequence ATGACGCGACGTACCGCAGGGACCGACGACCGCACCACCGCCACGCCGGGCGGCTCGCCGGCCGCGGCGACCGGCACGCCCGACGGGGGCTGGGTGTCGTTCGTCGGCAGCGGCCCCGGTGACCCGGGCCTGTTGACCGTCCGCGCGCTGGACCTCCTCCGCGCCGCCGACGTGGTGGTCACCGAGGCCCCCGACCACGAGGTCCTCGTGCGCTCGGTGCTGGGCATCCCGACCCCGACCGTCGTCACCGACGAGGACGGCAACGAGACGGTCGTCGACGAGGGCCCGGTCTTCCTCGACGGCGGGTTCGGCGACGACGGCCAGCCGCTCACCCACGCCGCCCGCGCCAAGGTGCTGCTCAAGCCCGCCAAGGCGGGCAAGCACGTCGTGCGGCTCATGACGGGCGACCCGTTCCTCTACGCGTCCGGCCCCGAGGAGGCGCAGGCCTGCGTCAAGGCGGGCATCGGGTTCGAGATCGTCCCCGGCGTCTCCGCCGCGACGGCGGTCCCGGCCTACGCCGGCATCCCCCTCACCACCCGCAGCCACCGCGAGGTGACCGTGGTGTCGTGCACCGACAAGGTGGACTGGAGCCAGTACGCCGACGGTCGCACCCTCGTGCTGCTGAGCTCGGTCGGTCCGATCGCCGACGTCGCCTCCGCGCTCGTCGCCGCCGGCCGACCGGCGTCGACGCCGGTCGCGATGACCCGCGTGGGCACGACGACCGAGCAGCTCACGGTGACCTCGACGCTCGAGAACATCGCCGCCGACGCCCGCGCGGCGAAGATCCAGCCGCCGGCCGTCACGGTGGTCGGCGACGTCGTCGACCTGCGCGAGACGCTGTCGTGGTTCGAGACCAAGCCGCTCTTCGGCTGGCGCGTGCTGGTGCCGCGCACCAAGGACCAGGCGGGTCCGCTGTCGGCGCGCCTGCGCGGCTACGGCGGTGTGCCGGAGGAGGTGCCGACCATCTCGGTCGAGCCGCCTCGCAACCCGCAGCAGATGGACAAGGCCGTCCGCGGCCTCGTCGAGGGCCGCTACGAGTGGATCGCCTTCACCTCGGCCAACGCGGTGCGCGCCGTCCGCGAGAAGTTCGAGGAGTACGGCCTCGACGCCCGCGCGTTCTCCGGCCTGAAGATCGCGGCGGTGGGCGACAAGACCGCCGAGGCGATCGGCGCCTGGGGCCTGCGCGCCGACCTGGTGCCGACGGGCGAGCAGTCCGCCGCCGGCCTGCTCGAGGTGTGGCCGGAGTACGACGAGGTGCTCGACCCCATCAACCGGGTCTTCCTGCCGCGGGCCGACATCGCGACCGAGAACCTGGTCGCGGGCCTCATCGACCTGGGCTGGGAGTGCGACGACGTGACGGCCTACCGCACGGTGCGCGCCGCGCCGCCGGCCGCGCCCGTCCGCGACGCCATCAAGACCGGCAAGTTCGACGCCGTCGTCTTCACGTCGTCCTCGACGGTCCGCAACCTCGTCGGCATCGCGGGCAAGCCGCACCCGTCGACGGTCATCGCCGTCATCGGGCCGGCGACGGCGAAGACCGCCGAGGAGCACGGCCTGCGGGTCGACGTCATGGCGCCGTCGCCGTCTGCCGAGGTGCTGGCCGACGCGCTCGCCGACTTCGGTGCGGCCCGTCGCCTGGCGCTGGTCGAGTCGGGCCAGCCGGTGACCAAGCCGTCGGACCGCAAGACCGCGTCGCGCCGCAAGGTCTCGAACTGA
- the hemC gene encoding hydroxymethylbilane synthase encodes MTAPLRLGTRASALATTQSGHVADALRARLGREVELVEVTTHGDVSRAPLAQIGGTGVFVSALRDALLAGEVDLAVHSLKDLPTTPAEGIALAAVPPREDSRDVVVARDGLTLGELPVGSRVGTGSPRRAAQLAALGLGLEIVPIRGNVDTRIGKIAAGEVDAVLLARAGLARLGRVDEVTEVIDPFQMLPAPGQGALAVECRAADVSLVEALSVLDDPATRAAVTAERAVLATLEAGCSAPVGALGEVVEGDDGEELWVRAVVLSLDGALSIRMSATGSPGDAFGVGSRLGQEMLADGAADLMEGPQPGGPDRVGEQHA; translated from the coding sequence GTGACCGCCCCGCTCCGTCTCGGCACGCGTGCCTCGGCGCTCGCCACGACCCAGTCCGGCCACGTCGCCGACGCGCTGCGCGCGCGGCTCGGCCGCGAGGTCGAGCTCGTCGAGGTGACGACCCACGGCGACGTCTCCCGCGCCCCGCTCGCGCAGATCGGCGGCACGGGCGTGTTCGTGAGCGCCCTGCGCGACGCCCTGCTCGCCGGCGAGGTCGACCTCGCCGTGCACTCGCTCAAGGACCTGCCGACGACCCCGGCCGAGGGCATCGCGCTCGCCGCGGTCCCGCCCCGCGAGGACTCGCGGGACGTCGTGGTCGCCCGCGACGGCCTCACGCTGGGCGAGCTGCCGGTCGGCAGCCGCGTCGGCACGGGCTCGCCGCGCCGCGCCGCCCAGCTGGCCGCGCTGGGGCTCGGTCTCGAGATCGTGCCGATCCGCGGCAACGTCGACACGCGCATCGGCAAGATCGCCGCCGGCGAGGTCGACGCGGTGCTGCTGGCCCGCGCCGGTCTCGCGCGGCTCGGCCGCGTCGACGAGGTCACCGAGGTGATCGACCCGTTCCAGATGCTCCCGGCCCCCGGCCAGGGAGCGCTCGCCGTCGAGTGCCGCGCCGCCGACGTCTCGCTCGTCGAGGCGCTGTCGGTGCTCGACGACCCTGCCACCCGGGCGGCCGTCACCGCCGAGCGTGCCGTGCTGGCGACGCTCGAGGCCGGCTGCTCCGCGCCCGTGGGCGCCCTGGGCGAGGTCGTCGAGGGCGACGACGGCGAGGAGCTCTGGGTGCGTGCGGTGGTGCTGTCCCTGGACGGCGCCCTGAGCATCCGGATGTCCGCCACCGGCTCCCCCGGCGACGCCTTCGGCGTCGGGAGCCGCCTCGGCCAGGAGATGCTGGCCGACGGTGCCGCCGATCTGATGGAAGGCCCTCAGCCAGGGGGTCCCGACCGAGTGGGAGAGCAGCACGCATGA
- a CDS encoding glutamyl-tRNA reductase, with translation MSVLVVGVSHHSAPVTVLERLALDAEGAQKLVADVAGAEHVTEATVISTCNRLEVYTEVERFHGSIETISRLLIERGGASTEAMLPHLYVHYDDAAVSHLFRVTAGLDSMVVGEGQILGQAREALRLGQELGTVGPALNVLFQQALRVGKRAHAETEIDRAAPSLVAASLELAAPHVGGLTGAKAVVVGAGSMASLAVATLARAGVGEIVVVNRSADAAQRLAGEYGARAALLADLERELIGAEVVVSCTGATGTVVTRELLARARSGQADPTSPLSVVDLALPHDVEPAVEHLPGVQLLGLSRLAEELRVAEVAPGIDAVREIVTQEIAAFTTARRQASVTPTVVALRTMATTVVDNEMARLDGRLPDLDPVARAEVLHTVRRVADKLLHQPTVRVKQLANEQGAVSYAAALAELFALDPEAVDAVTRPGGRP, from the coding sequence ATGAGCGTCCTGGTCGTGGGGGTGTCCCACCACTCCGCTCCGGTGACGGTGCTCGAGCGGCTCGCGCTCGACGCCGAGGGGGCCCAGAAGCTCGTCGCCGACGTCGCGGGCGCCGAGCACGTCACCGAGGCCACGGTCATCTCGACGTGCAACCGCCTCGAGGTCTACACCGAGGTCGAGCGGTTCCACGGCAGCATCGAGACGATCTCGCGGCTGCTGATCGAGCGCGGCGGCGCGAGCACCGAGGCGATGCTCCCCCACCTCTACGTGCACTACGACGACGCCGCTGTCTCCCACCTCTTCCGGGTCACCGCCGGCCTCGACTCCATGGTGGTCGGCGAGGGCCAGATCCTGGGCCAGGCGCGGGAGGCCCTGCGCCTCGGCCAGGAGCTCGGCACCGTGGGCCCCGCCCTCAACGTGCTCTTCCAGCAGGCGCTCCGGGTCGGCAAGCGCGCCCACGCGGAGACCGAGATCGACCGCGCGGCGCCGTCCCTCGTCGCCGCGTCCCTCGAGCTCGCCGCCCCCCACGTGGGCGGACTGACCGGGGCGAAGGCGGTCGTCGTGGGCGCCGGGTCGATGGCCTCGCTGGCGGTCGCGACCCTCGCCCGCGCCGGCGTCGGCGAGATCGTCGTCGTCAACCGCAGCGCGGATGCCGCGCAGCGGCTCGCGGGGGAGTACGGCGCCCGCGCAGCCCTGCTCGCCGACCTCGAGCGCGAGCTGATCGGCGCCGAGGTGGTCGTCTCCTGCACCGGCGCCACCGGCACGGTCGTGACCCGGGAGCTCCTCGCCCGGGCCCGCAGCGGCCAGGCCGACCCGACGAGCCCGCTCTCCGTCGTCGACCTCGCCCTGCCCCACGACGTGGAGCCCGCCGTCGAGCACCTGCCCGGCGTGCAGCTCCTCGGGCTGTCGCGCCTCGCCGAGGAGCTGCGGGTCGCCGAGGTGGCGCCGGGCATCGACGCCGTCCGGGAGATCGTGACGCAGGAGATCGCCGCGTTCACGACCGCGCGCCGCCAGGCCAGCGTCACGCCGACCGTGGTCGCCCTGCGCACGATGGCGACGACGGTGGTCGACAACGAGATGGCGCGCCTCGACGGCCGCCTGCCCGACCTCGACCCCGTCGCCCGTGCCGAGGTGCTGCACACCGTGCGGCGCGTGGCCGACAAGCTCCTCCACCAGCCGACCGTCCGCGTCAAGCAGCTCGCCAACGAGCAGGGTGCGGTGTCCTACGCCGCGGCGCTGGCCGAGCTCTTCGCCCTCGACCCCGAGGCCGTCGACGCCGTGACCCGTCCGGGAGGCCGCCCGTGA
- a CDS encoding redox-sensing transcriptional repressor Rex, protein MTARTQAESPRGIPEATVARLPLYLRALTLLSDEGTSTCSSEALAVAAGVNSAMLRKDLSHLGSYGTRGVGYDVEHLRYQIAREIGLTTDRNVVVVGLGNLGQALANYAGFRTRGFRVVALLDADERLHGTVVGGVAVRPVHDLERVVADLDVAIGVLALPASAAQEVADRLVAAGVTAILNFAPTVLSVPEGVEVRKVDLSTELQILAFHEQRRSPSYLADGEPVATGVGGREEVR, encoded by the coding sequence TTGACTGCACGGACCCAGGCCGAGAGCCCCCGGGGCATCCCGGAGGCCACCGTCGCGCGGCTGCCCCTCTATCTCCGTGCGCTCACCCTGCTCTCCGACGAGGGCACCTCCACCTGCTCGAGCGAGGCGCTCGCGGTGGCGGCGGGCGTCAATTCCGCGATGCTGCGCAAGGACCTGTCCCACCTGGGGTCCTACGGCACGCGCGGCGTCGGGTACGACGTGGAGCACCTGCGCTACCAGATCGCCCGCGAGATCGGCCTCACCACCGACCGCAACGTCGTGGTCGTCGGCCTCGGCAACCTGGGGCAGGCCCTCGCGAACTACGCCGGCTTCCGCACCCGCGGCTTCCGCGTCGTGGCCCTCCTCGATGCCGACGAGCGGCTGCACGGCACCGTCGTCGGCGGCGTCGCCGTGCGTCCCGTGCACGACCTCGAGCGGGTCGTGGCCGACCTCGACGTCGCCATCGGCGTGCTCGCCCTGCCGGCCTCGGCCGCGCAGGAGGTGGCCGACCGCCTCGTGGCGGCCGGGGTCACCGCGATCCTCAACTTCGCACCGACGGTCCTGTCGGTCCCCGAGGGCGTGGAGGTGCGCAAGGTCGACCTGTCGACCGAGCTGCAGATCCTCGCCTTCCACGAGCAGCGTCGCTCGCCGTCCTACCTCGCGGACGGGGAGCCGGTGGCCACCGGTGTCGGTGGCCGGGAGGAGGTCCGATGA
- a CDS encoding GtrA family protein has translation MTAPVVRRPAALAPAVRFAGVGVLNTAVDVGLFLLLHASLGIVLANLVSTSAGMTCSFVVNGLFTFSAGRLTWRQAGLFLATTGTTMWVLQPLFIHAALLVVDPLLVAKIVAIGCSLVVNFAAYRFVVWPRGGR, from the coding sequence ATGACGGCCCCCGTCGTACGCCGCCCCGCGGCCCTGGCGCCCGCCGTCCGGTTCGCGGGGGTCGGGGTGCTCAACACGGCCGTCGACGTCGGGCTCTTCCTGCTGCTGCACGCCTCGCTCGGGATCGTGCTCGCGAACCTGGTCTCGACCAGCGCCGGCATGACGTGCAGCTTCGTCGTCAACGGGCTGTTCACGTTCTCGGCGGGGCGGCTGACGTGGCGCCAGGCCGGCCTCTTCCTCGCCACGACGGGTACCACGATGTGGGTGCTGCAGCCGCTCTTCATCCACGCCGCGCTGCTGGTGGTCGACCCCCTGCTGGTCGCCAAGATCGTTGCGATAGGTTGCAGCCTCGTCGTCAATTTCGCCGCCTACCGATTCGTGGTATGGCCCCGGGGCGGCCGCTGA
- a CDS encoding glycosyltransferase family 2 protein, with amino-acid sequence MPEPAATSAVPADGQVRRRVAYVLPVYDEGRNLPAFHAALLAATAQRPDLDFEFLYVDDGSRDDSLEQLLALRADDDRVTVLALSRNFGHQVALTAGLDAAGDADAVVVMDTDLQDPPRVSLELIALWETGVDVAYAQRRTRQDTLFKRATASLFYRVLARLADVEIPREVGDFRLMDARVVAEVGRYREHGRFLRGIVAHVGFRQEAVLFDRDERHAGASGYDLRTMLSFASHGLLGFSTAPLRMISKLGFVISAISVLLAVYVFSVRVFTPEQAVPGWAFLGVGMFLLSGLQLIMMGVIGSYLGRVYVETQDRPLYSLALAARGRRGAPGTPGTAGPRG; translated from the coding sequence GTGCCCGAGCCCGCCGCGACCAGCGCCGTACCCGCTGACGGACAGGTGCGTCGCCGGGTCGCCTACGTGTTGCCGGTGTACGACGAGGGGCGCAACCTGCCCGCCTTCCACGCCGCGCTGCTGGCGGCGACGGCGCAGCGGCCCGACCTGGACTTCGAGTTCCTCTACGTCGACGACGGCAGCCGCGACGACTCCCTCGAGCAGCTGCTGGCGCTGCGGGCGGACGACGACCGGGTGACGGTGCTCGCCCTGTCGCGCAACTTCGGGCACCAGGTGGCGCTGACCGCCGGGCTCGACGCGGCCGGCGACGCGGACGCCGTGGTGGTGATGGACACCGACCTCCAGGACCCGCCCCGCGTCAGCCTCGAGCTCATCGCGCTCTGGGAGACCGGGGTCGACGTCGCCTACGCGCAGCGGCGCACCCGGCAGGACACGTTGTTCAAGCGCGCGACCGCCAGCCTGTTCTACCGGGTCCTGGCGCGCCTCGCCGACGTGGAGATCCCCCGGGAGGTGGGCGACTTCCGCCTCATGGACGCCCGCGTGGTCGCCGAGGTCGGGCGCTACCGCGAGCACGGCCGCTTCCTGCGCGGCATCGTGGCCCATGTCGGGTTCCGGCAGGAGGCCGTGCTGTTCGACCGGGACGAGCGCCACGCGGGCGCGTCGGGCTACGACCTGCGCACCATGCTCTCCTTCGCCTCCCACGGACTGCTCGGCTTCTCGACGGCGCCGCTGCGGATGATCAGCAAGCTCGGCTTCGTCATCTCCGCGATCAGCGTGCTCCTGGCGGTCTACGTGTTCTCGGTGCGGGTCTTCACGCCGGAGCAGGCGGTGCCGGGCTGGGCGTTCCTCGGTGTCGGCATGTTCCTGCTCTCGGGGCTGCAGCTGATCATGATGGGCGTGATCGGCTCCTACCTCGGCCGCGTCTACGTCGAGACCCAGGACCGCCCGCTCTACTCGCTCGCCCTCGCCGCGCGGGGCCGCCGCGGCGCCCCCGGCACGCCCGGCACCGCCGGCCCGCGGGGATGA
- a CDS encoding glutaredoxin family protein codes for MTLPPEAPREPRVVLFGREGCHLCEVARAVVATVCAELGESFREVDVDEDDEAAAHVDLDEIPVTFVDGRQHDFWRVDPDRLRAALS; via the coding sequence GTGACCCTGCCACCGGAAGCGCCGCGCGAGCCGCGGGTCGTGCTGTTCGGCCGCGAGGGCTGCCACCTCTGCGAGGTGGCCCGCGCTGTGGTCGCCACCGTGTGCGCCGAGCTGGGGGAGTCGTTCCGCGAGGTGGACGTCGACGAGGACGACGAGGCCGCGGCCCACGTCGACCTCGACGAGATCCCGGTGACCTTCGTCGACGGACGCCAGCACGACTTCTGGCGCGTGGACCCCGACCGGCTGCGCGCCGCGCTGTCCTGA
- a CDS encoding HAD family hydrolase codes for MADPEHETADDRPRSHAAAARRTDLKRRSRLAGEASAAAAEVESALDVPRDATSAAFFDVDNTLMQGASIFHLAKGLYRREFFTTREIAGAVWKQAYFRVVGVEDPEHVAEARSSALGFIAGHTVGELESLAEEIFDEAMAMRIWPGTRALAQLHLDRGQRVWLVTAAPVEIATIIARRLGLTGALGTVAEHDDDGVYTGRLVGEMLHGPAKKEAVKALAAREGLDLERCSAYSDSVNDLPLLGLVGDPCAINPDARLRAHAREQGWRVRDYRTGRKAARLGLLTGAAVGAAAGAVAAGTALRSARR; via the coding sequence GTGGCCGACCCCGAGCACGAGACCGCCGACGACCGTCCGCGCTCGCACGCCGCGGCGGCCCGGCGCACCGACCTGAAGCGCCGCTCCCGCCTCGCGGGCGAGGCGTCGGCGGCCGCGGCCGAGGTGGAGAGCGCGCTCGACGTGCCCCGCGACGCGACCTCGGCCGCCTTCTTCGACGTGGACAACACGCTCATGCAGGGGGCGAGCATCTTCCACCTGGCGAAGGGGCTCTACCGCCGCGAGTTCTTCACGACCCGCGAGATCGCCGGCGCGGTCTGGAAGCAGGCCTACTTCCGCGTGGTCGGCGTCGAGGACCCGGAGCACGTGGCGGAGGCGCGCAGCTCCGCGCTCGGCTTCATCGCGGGCCACACCGTCGGCGAGCTGGAGTCGCTGGCGGAGGAGATCTTCGACGAGGCGATGGCGATGCGGATCTGGCCGGGCACCCGGGCGCTCGCGCAGCTGCACCTCGACCGGGGGCAGCGGGTGTGGCTCGTGACGGCGGCGCCGGTCGAGATCGCGACGATCATCGCGCGCCGCCTCGGGCTCACCGGCGCGCTCGGCACCGTCGCCGAGCACGACGACGACGGGGTCTACACGGGCCGTCTCGTGGGCGAGATGCTCCACGGCCCGGCGAAGAAGGAGGCCGTCAAGGCGCTCGCCGCGCGGGAGGGCCTCGACCTCGAGCGGTGTTCGGCCTACTCCGACTCCGTCAACGACCTCCCCCTCCTCGGCCTCGTCGGCGACCCCTGCGCGATCAACCCCGACGCCCGGCTGCGCGCGCACGCCCGTGAGCAGGGCTGGCGCGTGCGGGACTACCGCACGGGGCGCAAGGCCGCCCGCCTGGGCCTGCTCACGGGCGCGGCCGTGGGGGCCGCCGCCGGTGCCGTGGCGGCCGGTACGGCGCTCCGCTCCGCCCGGCGCTGA
- a CDS encoding sigma-70 family RNA polymerase sigma factor codes for MGSAARHARAVERGLDVLRALVLEALAPAAVATAGGPLTVLHQDVVGSARASAPHTTAGGGGGGEPGGDGSTEAHSAEERPEDRERLIALVDLARGGDREAFGLLYDHYHAAVYRFLYYRTRSVTLAEDLTSETFFRALRRMSDFRWQGKDFGAWLMTIARNLTTDHFKAGRTRLEHTVEDMGLHDDGHDDGPESTVLSAITNELLMEALTQLPAEQQDCLVMRFLQGMSIAETAAVLERSEGAVKQLQLRGVRNLAKLMPEGMRDS; via the coding sequence ATGGGCAGTGCAGCGCGCCACGCACGCGCGGTCGAGCGAGGTCTCGACGTGCTGCGTGCCCTCGTGCTCGAGGCCCTCGCGCCGGCGGCGGTCGCGACCGCCGGAGGCCCCCTGACGGTCCTCCACCAGGACGTGGTCGGCAGCGCCCGGGCCTCGGCACCCCACACCACGGCGGGAGGCGGCGGCGGGGGCGAGCCCGGCGGGGACGGCAGCACCGAGGCCCACTCGGCGGAGGAGCGTCCGGAGGACCGGGAGCGCCTCATCGCCCTCGTCGACCTGGCCCGCGGCGGCGACCGCGAGGCGTTCGGGCTGCTCTACGACCACTACCACGCCGCGGTCTACCGGTTCCTCTACTACCGCACCCGCTCCGTCACGCTGGCCGAGGACCTGACGTCGGAGACCTTCTTCCGCGCCCTGCGCCGGATGAGCGACTTCCGCTGGCAGGGCAAGGACTTCGGTGCGTGGCTCATGACCATCGCGCGCAACCTCACGACCGACCACTTCAAGGCCGGGCGCACCCGCCTCGAGCACACCGTCGAGGACATGGGGCTGCACGACGACGGGCACGACGACGGCCCCGAGTCGACGGTGCTCTCGGCCATCACGAACGAGCTGCTGATGGAGGCCCTCACGCAGCTCCCGGCGGAGCAGCAGGACTGCCTCGTCATGCGCTTCCTGCAGGGGATGAGCATCGCCGAGACGGCCGCGGTGCTCGAGCGCAGCGAGGGCGCGGTCAAGCAGCTCCAGCTGCGCGGCGTGCGCAACCTGGCGAAGCTGATGCCCGAGGGGATGCGGGACTCGTGA